In a single window of the Xiphophorus couchianus chromosome 10, X_couchianus-1.0, whole genome shotgun sequence genome:
- the vstm4b gene encoding V-set and transmembrane domain-containing protein 4, whose product MKISSLVFALLTRALCGDFCLAINATITPSPFTVAQEGQNITLTCVVSQRRRNTALPVVKWTFLPASADRPEDELLIARVNMRKARFYGNYTKSFPWPKFKLTVVKQGKIFELLVQKVSEEDRGLYMCRVQEFKKHQDRWKASTNYTAATELRVHVLPTTETKESLWSLFEDVYLCAVLICSVGLLCMCMFTVTITCQFIQRKQRLKDQYHLVKSPQNSSGETVTSVVSVSPALPKKERRYRKKRSRDYQEEKPPEIPAKAPIEDKTRKPKLLKPQPRKVVLPRIVEENLTYAELDLVKPIPETKASRSGTVYAQILFEEQQL is encoded by the exons ATGAAGATCTCCTCTCTGGTCTTTGCTCTGCTAACCCGAGCATTGTGTGGAG ATTTCTGCTTGGCTATCAACGCCACCATCACTCCATCGCCCTTCACGGTTGCCCAGGAGGGTCAGAACATCACACTCACCTGCGTCGTCTCCCAGAGACGGCGAAACACAGCCCTACCCGTCGTCAAATGGACCTTCTTGCCGGCAAGTGCGGATCGACCCGAGGACGAACTCCTGATCGCCCGGGTCAACATGCGGAAAGCCCGCTTCTATGGGAACTACACCAAGAGTTTCCCCTGGCCAAAGTTCAAGTTGACGGTGGTGAAGCAGGGGAAGATCTTCGAGCTGCTCGTCCAGAAGGTGTCCGAGGAAGACAGAGGACTCTACATGTGCCGGGTGCAGGAGTTCAAGAAGCACCAGGACCGCTGGAAGGCCTCGACCAACTATACCGCCGCTACTGAGCTTAGAG TGCATGTTCTACCGACCACCGAGACCAAAGAAAGCCTGTGGAGTTTGTTTGAAG acgTGTACTTGTGTGCGGTGCTGATCTGCTCTGTGGGTCTGCTGTGCATGTGCATGTTCACTGTGACCATAACCTGCCAATTCATACAAAGGAAGCAGAGGCTAAAAG ATCAGTACCACTTGGTTAAAAGCCCTCAGAACAG CTCAGGAGAGACGGTCACCAGCGTAGTCAGCGTTTCTCCTGCTCTTCCTAAGAAGGAGAGGAGATACAGAAAGAAGAGGAGCAGAGACTACCAGGAGGAGAAACCGCCAGAGATACCAGCTAAAG CCCCCATCGAAGACAAAACTCGCAAACCCAAACTATTAAAACCTCAACCAAGGAAAGTAGTTCTG CCCAGGATAGTGGAGGAGAATCTGACGTATGCGGAGCTGGATCTGGTGAAGCCGATCCCAGAGACGAAAGCATCTCGGAGCGGGACTGTGTACGCTCAGATACTGTTTGAGGAACAGCAGCTTTGA